The Leucoraja erinacea ecotype New England unplaced genomic scaffold, Leri_hhj_1 Leri_1311S, whole genome shotgun sequence genome window below encodes:
- the LOC129715670 gene encoding 28S ribosomal protein S34, mitochondrial-like isoform X1, translating to MGGKKKVRAIAALARRVREYWAQRDRRQRRDSQRLELDYGTMRRVASGKRLPVLAHRDIRTESRLFPLLARLPLFGIGRMVTTKSWLLAHGPACYWRVDKVRVDYTAQIQQGNGPFGPPSPCRPAITHNPVLTYTLEIIFPKPINLQTHTSLECGRKPEHPEKTHAGHRQNGQTPYRQASVVRIEPGSRALQGSNSTSVPP from the exons ATGGGGGGCAAGAAGAAGGTGCGCGCCATCGCGGCGCTGGCCCGGCGGGTGCGGGAATACTGGGCGCAGCGGGACCGGCGCCAGCGGCGGGACAGCCAGCGGCTGGAGCTCGACTACGGCACCATGAGGCGGGTGGCCAGCGGCAAGCGGCTCCCGGTCCTCGCCCACCGCGACATCCGCACCGAGAGCCGCCTCTTCCCGCTGCTCGCCCGCCTGCCGCTCTTCGGCATCGGCCGCATGGTCACCACCAAGTCGTGGCTGCTGGCGCACGGCCCGGCCTGTTACTGGCGGGTGGACAAGGTCAGGGTGGACTACACGGCCCAG atacagcaaggaaacgggcccttcggcccacctagtccgtgccgaccagcgatcacccataatccagttctaacctacacactggagataatttttccgaagccaattaacctacaaacccacacatctttggaatgtgggaggaaaccagagcaccctgagaaaacccacgcaggtcacaggcagaacgggcaaactccgtacagacaagcatccgtagtcaggatcgaacccggatctcgggcactgcaaggcagcaactctacctctgtgccaccctaa
- the LOC129715670 gene encoding 28S ribosomal protein S34, mitochondrial-like isoform X3 translates to MGGKKKVRAIAALARRVREYWAQRDRRQRRDSQRLELDYGTMRRVASGKRLPVLAHRDIRTESRLFPLLARLPLFGIGRMVTTKSWLLAHGPACYWRVDKVRVDYTAQLV, encoded by the coding sequence ATGGGGGGCAAGAAGAAGGTGCGCGCCATCGCGGCGCTGGCCCGGCGGGTGCGGGAATACTGGGCGCAGCGGGACCGGCGCCAGCGGCGGGACAGCCAGCGGCTGGAGCTCGACTACGGCACCATGAGGCGGGTGGCCAGCGGCAAGCGGCTCCCGGTCCTCGCCCACCGCGACATCCGCACCGAGAGCCGCCTCTTCCCGCTGCTCGCCCGCCTGCCGCTCTTCGGCATCGGCCGCATGGTCACCACCAAGTCGTGGCTGCTGGCGCACGGCCCGGCCTGTTACTGGCGGGTGGACAAGGTCAGGGTGGACTACACGGCCCAG
- the LOC129715671 gene encoding phospholipase A2-like isoform X1, translating to MDSPLFWLLVALSVPTTPGHANLQSSWQLGAVLKCGTGRIFAYIGYGCYCGLGGRGWPRDSTDWCCFNHDCCYRKAEAVGCRPKSNTYHWYCSTASKTPRCKARNTRCQKKNCDCDVELTNCLKRQKYQMRYALWPNFRCGNTVPCCEAPVEKHRCLL from the exons TGCCTACGACACCTGGCCATGCGAACCTACAAAGCAGCTGGCAGCTGGGTGCTGTGCTTAAATGTGGCACAGGGCGAATATTCGCCTACATAGGGTACGGTTGTTACTGTGGACTCGGGGGACGAGGCTGGCCACGGGACAGCACAGATTG GTGCTGCTTTAATCATGACTGCTGTTATAGGAAAGCGGAGGCTGTTGGTTGTCGTCCCAAGTCTAATACCTACCACTGGTATTGCAGCACAGCCAGTAAAACACCAAGATGTA aGGCACGCAATACCAGATGTCAAAAGAAGAATTGTGACTGTGATGTGGAGTTAACAAATTGCTTAAAGAGGCAGAAATACCAAATGAGATATGCGTTATGGCCCAATTTCCGTTGTGGCAATACAGTGCCATGTTGTGAGGCCCCGGTAGAGAAACATCGATGCCTATTGTGA